The sequence TGGCTacaccttttcttttttatttcctaGAGCATTGAATTAGTAATTAGTAATGCAGCACTTGTGTGTGTGCTTGGCATTGATGTGTGCACTCGCTTGCTGTACAAAGGGATACAGGGAGGGGATAAAGAAAGTTATCTTGCGGAATTTCCTTTTCCAGTGTTTGGGTGTTTAAATATTAACTTAACGTGGCCTGTGTAGATTAAGGAAATATTAACATAGGTAAAGTGGCATGTCCTGTATCCCTTGTTGCTAAGTTATGGAAGATATTGATACGTGGCAGTAATAGCTCCTTGCTTGGGGGCGTTAATGGATACACCTTGTTTTCATTTTAGAGCATTGAATTGCTAATGTAGCACTTGTGTGCGCGCACTTGGCATTGATGTGTGCACACACCTGCTGTATGAGGGGGCACAGGGTGGGGATAAAAGTTGTTATCTTGTGGGATTTTCCTTTTCAGTGTTCGGGTGTTTAGATATTAACTTAACGTTGCCATGTAGATTAAGGAAATATCAACACAGGTATCGTACTTACCTCATTTAAGTGTCCTACACGAAATGCTGAATCACAATATATTGGTTTCCCTAGGTCGTTCGTGGCACCAAGAGTGCCAAGAGTGGAACAGCGAAATTTCTAAGTGAAGAATAAGGCGGGTTTGAAGCTATCTGCTGTTGTTGCTTCCATGGTGAGTATTGAAAATTCTCAATTGTTTAATATTTTCTGTGGTGTGGGGGAGACGTCACTGCAATTCAACTGTGCTGTATCCCATGATTCTGATGGCATGTGTATGACACTGAAGGCAACCAATGAGAACCTCCCACCAAATGTTATCAGGCAATTGGCTAAAGAACTGAAGAATCTTGATGAGTCACCTCCAGAAGGGATTAACGTGATTGTCAATGATGATGACTTCACCACTATTTTTGCTGACATTGAAGGCCCTGGTAACATTCTTTCAAGATCGGTTTACTCCGGCCAGTATTTTTGGGCTTTGCTCTATAAATTTACATGCACATGCTGATAATGCTTTCTACCTGATTTTAGTAAAATTGTGTCTTACGTCATCCCataattatttatttctttGCTTAGGgctatcttttcaaaaaatgcTTAGGGCTAAGTATTAATGGTGCATTTCCCCTTCTGGGAGTGTATAACTGCATATTATAATCTGAAGCGTTGATGGTTTCCTTTTTTTCTGTTTCACTACTTTTCAATATTACATCTGAAAAATTTAATCTGGACATGGTGCAGCTGGAACTCCATATGAGAATGGAGTGTTCAGGATGAAGCTATTATTGTCTCGCGACTTCCCTCAATCTCCCCCAAAAGGTAGTTGTTTTCTCAGATTTCCAAAGTTCTTCATAATTAAACTAGTTCTTGAAGTGAAGCCTTCTGACATTTTCCTTTGATTTGCAGGATTCTTCTTGACAAAAATTTTCCATCCTAATATAGCTACTAGTGGTGAGATTTGTGTAAACACACTGAAGAAGGATTGGAATCCTGGCCTTGGATTAAGACACGTTCTTCTGGTAAGCTTGGAGTTCAGCATACATCAACCATTAGCCCAATATTTTGTTAGTTGTATTACAAAATCTCTTTCGAAACAATTTAAGCTTCAAGAACAGCTGGAATAATTTCCTATTACTGACACAACATGGTGGAAACATATTGAGTTACTTGTTGGTGTGCTTGACAGGTAGTGCGGTGCCTTCTGATTGAACCGTTTCCGGAATCTGCGCTGAATGAACAAGCTGGGAAAATGTTACTTGAAAATTATGAGGAATATGCACGGCATGCAAGGTCAGCCCTATACTTATATATTATCAACTTCAAGTAGAGCTCATAGATGTTCTCTTGTTAGGAAAAGTTGCAGTTTTAGAATCATTGGATTCTTTATGCCAGCAATGCTCACACTacactactactactacagCAACCATCTGAGAAATCGATCAGATCGCACCACTTATGTCCAAGATATTTCATTGTGCCCATAATGCAGGTTATACACTGGCATCCATGCACTTAAACCTAAGAATAAGTCCAAGACTGGAGCTATTTCTGA comes from Panicum virgatum strain AP13 chromosome 4K, P.virgatum_v5, whole genome shotgun sequence and encodes:
- the LOC120704128 gene encoding ubiquitin-conjugating enzyme E2 22-like isoform X2, encoding MATNENLPPNVIRQLAKELKNLDESPPEGINVIVNDDDFTTIFADIEGPAGTPYENGVFRMKLLLSRDFPQSPPKGFFLTKIFHPNIATSGEICVNTLKKDWNPGLGLRHVLLVVRCLLIEPFPESALNEQAGKMLLENYEEYARHARLYTGIHALKPKNKSKTGAISESTTALNVDKSSTASIENTPSMPPAVSTSTSSRAFGTSLQDQNPTVSDPAVGAAAARKKDGPMASKAPLDKKKMDARKKSLKRL
- the LOC120704128 gene encoding ubiquitin-conjugating enzyme E2 22-like isoform X1 — encoded protein: MCMTLKATNENLPPNVIRQLAKELKNLDESPPEGINVIVNDDDFTTIFADIEGPAGTPYENGVFRMKLLLSRDFPQSPPKGFFLTKIFHPNIATSGEICVNTLKKDWNPGLGLRHVLLVVRCLLIEPFPESALNEQAGKMLLENYEEYARHARLYTGIHALKPKNKSKTGAISESTTALNVDKSSTASIENTPSMPPAVSTSTSSRAFGTSLQDQNPTVSDPAVGAAAARKKDGPMASKAPLDKKKMDARKKSLKRL